From the Streptococcus halotolerans genome, the window CGATGAGCCTTTGAAAAATTATACTTATACTAAGGTTGGAGGGCCGGCAGACTATCTTGCCTTCCCTCGTAATCGTTTTGAGCTGATCCGTTTGGTCAACTTTGCAAACAAGCATGATATCCCTTGGTTGGTTCTTGGAAATGCTAGTAATCTGATTGTTCGTGATGGCGGTATTCGTGGTATGGTTATCATGTTTGACCGTTTGAAAACGACAACGATTGATGGCTATGTGATGGAAGTCGAAGCTGGCGCTAATCTCAAGGAAACGACTAAAGTAGCACGTGATCATAGTTTGACAGGTTTCGAGTTTGCGGCCGGTATTCCTGGGAGCGTCGGCGGTGCTGTCTTTATGAATGCAGGTGCCTATTGGGGTGAAATCGCCCATGTCCTTGTTTCAGCTCAAGTCTTAACACGTGACGGTGTCGTCAAAACACTTGACGCCAAAGACTTAACCTTCGGTTATCGCCAATCTGCATTACAAACCTCAGGTGATATTGTCATTTCGGCTAAATTTGCTTTGAAACCAGGTGATTATACTGCAATCACCCAAGAGATGAATCGTCTCAATCACCTACGTGAGTTGAAGCAACCTCTGGAATACCCATCTTGTGGTTCTGTTTTTAAACGTCCACCGGGACATTTTGCAGGTCAATTGATTACCGAAGCTAACCTTAAAGGACACCGTATTGGAGGCGTTGAAGTTTCTGAAAAACATGCTGGCTTCATGATCAATGTCGATAATGGAACCGCCAAAGATTATGAGGATTTGATTGCCTATGTTATTGAAACGGTTGCCAAGACATCTGGCATTACGCTAGAACGTGAAGTTCGCATCATTGGAGAATCTCTTTAATAAAAAATGTCAGCTCAGAAAGTCATCTTTCTGGGCTGATTAGCAGTTTAGACTCTTTAACTGGCTGAAGACCAGACGGTGAACGTCGTTTGATGCCTTTAAGGGTCATTGTGACCATATTACCAAGTTTAGTTTTTCAGTTGAGAATCTTTGAACAAACTAACTGAGCCAAAGCTAAGCAAATGACACAAGCAAACATTTGCTAGAAAATCTATGGAGGATTTATGACCATTGACTAATCCAATTATTGCCTTCAAAAATGTAACAAAGACATTTGAGGACAGTGGGACAACTGTTTTAAAAGATATTAACTTCGAATTGGAAGAAGGAAAATTTTACACGCTTCTCGGAGCATCTGGTTCTGGGAAATCAACGATCCTCAATATTATTGCAGGACTTTTAGAAGCCACATCTGGCGATGTGTTATTAGATGGAAAGCGTATTAATGATGTTCCCATCAACAAACGCGATGTCCACACAGTATTCCAATCGTACGCTCTTTTTCCGCACATGACTGTTTATGAGAATGTGGCTTTCGCTTTAAAATTAAAGAAAGTAGCTAAAAAAGAGATTGATCAACGTGTTAAAGAAGCCCTTAAGATGGTGCAACTCGAAGGCTATGAAAAACGTTCGATTCAAAAACTATCGGGCGGGCAACGCCAACGCGTCGCTATTGCGCGAGCGATTATCAATCAACCCAGAGTGGTTCTTTTGGACGAACCGTTATCAGCGCTTGATTTAAAACTTCGTACAGAAATGCAATATGAACTTCGTGAATTGCAACAACGTCTTGGTATTACCTTTGTTTTTGTTACTCACGACCAGGAAGAAGCTCTAGCCATGAGTGACTGGATTTTTGTAATGAATGAGGGGGAGATCGTTCAGTCTGGAACGCCAGTCGATATCTATGATGAACCCATCAATCATTTTGTGGCGACCTTCATCGGTGAATCTAATATTCTTCCAGCGACGATGATTGAAGACTATTTGGTTGAATTCAATGGAAAGCGTTTTGAAGCGGTTGATGGGGGTATGCGCCCTAATGAACCGGTAGAAGTGGTTATTCGTCCCGAGGATTTACAAATTACCCTACCTGATGAAGGAAAACTTCAAGTAAAAGTAGATACGCAGCTTTTCCGAGGTGTTCACTACGAAATCATCGCTTACGATGAACTTGGTAATGAATGGATGATTCATTCGACTCGTAAAGCCATTGAAGGTGAGATTATTGGACTGGATTTCACGCCAGAAGATATTCATATTATGCGTCTTCATGAGACAGAAGAAGAATTTGATGCGCGTCTTGAAGAATATGTTGAAACAGAAGAAGTTGAAGATGGTTTAATCAATTTTATCGAGGAGGAGCGTCATGAAGAAAACGGCTAGCTTTTTCTCAATTCCCTATTTTTTATGGGTCTTTCTCTTTGTTTTAGCACCAGTTGCCATGATTATCTGGAAATCCTTCTTTGATATATCAGGTCAGGCTACTTTGGGAAATTACCAAACTTTCTTTGGGTCATGGACATACTTAAAGATGAGTTTAAACTCTATTCTCTATGCTGGTTTGATTACCTTAGTAACCCTCTTAATTGCTTATCCGACAGCCTTTATTTTAACCAGTCTCAAGCACAAACAGCTTTGGTTGATGTTGGTTATTTTACCAACTTGGGTCAATCTGCTCTTGAAGGCTTACGCATTTATGGGGATTTTTGGTCAACAAGGTGGGGTCAATGCCTTTTTAAGCTTCATGGGCTTGGGTCCCCAGCAGATCCTCTTTACTGATTTTTCATTTGTATTTGTAGCCGCTTACATCGAGATACCATTTATGATTTTACCGATATTCAATGCTTTGGATGATATTGATCGTAACCTTATTGATGCTAGTCGTGACTTAGGAGCCAGCGGTCTTCAAACCTTTACCAAGATTATTTTCCCCTTATCCTTGAATGGCGTTAGATCAGGTGTCCAGTCTGTTTTTATTCCGAGTTTGAGTCTTTTTATGTTGACGAGGCTTATCGGAGGTAACCGTGTTATTACTCTGGGTACCGCCATTGAACAACATTTTCTCACTACTCAAAACTGGGGGATGGGATCAACCATCGGTGTGGTCCTAATTGCTGCGATGTTAATGATTATGTGGGCGACAAAGGAGAGAAAATCATGAAAAAATTAGCTAATATCTATTTGATTTTTGTTTTTGTCCTCCTTTATGCACCGATTTTTTATTTGATTTTCTATTCCTTTAATAAAGGCGGGGACATGAATGGCTTTGCAGGCTTTACCATGGAGCATTATCGGAATATGCTTTCAGATAGTCGTCTCATGCTGATATTGGCCCAAACCTTCTTTTTAGCTTTTTTAAGTTCTTTGATAGCGACAGCTATTGGAACTTTTGGGGCAATTTTTATTCATGAAAGTAAAAAACGCTATCAAAATAGCATGCTGTCAACGAATAATATCCTCATGGTGGCACCTGATGTTATGATTGGGGCATCTTTCTTGATTTTATTCACAACGATTAAATTTCAATTGGGATTCGCCACTGTTTTACTCAGTCACATTGCCTTTTCGATTCCCATTGTTGTTCTGATGGTTTTGCCCAGACTTAAAGAAATGAATCAGGATATGATTCATGCTGCCTATGATTTGGGAGCTAGTCGCTCTCAAATGCTCAAAGAAGTCATGTTGCCTTACTTGACACCAAGTATTATTGCTGGGTATTTTATGGCATTTACCTACTCTTTAGATGATTTTGCAGTGACTTTCTTTGTAACTGGCAATGGCTTTTCGACCCTTTCTGTTGAGATTTATTCTCGCGCTCGTCAGGGAATTTCCTTAGACATTAATGCTCTCTCAACCTTAGTCTTTTTCTTTAGTATTCTTTTAGTGATTGGCTATTATTTCATTTCTCAAGACAAGGAGGTTAAAGATGCGTAAATTAACATCCTTTCTGACAGGTATTGTTGCTATCATTATTCTTTTGTGGGGGACTAGTTTTATCTTGCAAAAGCGATCAGGTGATGTCTCAGATAAGTTAGTCATCTATAACTGGGGTGATTATATTGACCCAGATTTGTTGACCAAATTTACCAAAGAGACTGGTATTAAGGTTCAATACGAAACCTTTGATTCCAACGAAGCCATGTATACCAAAATTAAGCAAGGTGGTACCACTTACGATATTGCCATTCCGAGTGATTATACGATTGATAAGATGATTAAAGAAAACATGCTTATCAAATTGGACAAATCAAAAATACAAGGGCTTGATCATATTGGTAAAGAATTCTTAGGAAAGAGTTTTGATCCTTCTAATGATTATTCAATTCCTTACTTTTGGGGAACCGTTGGTATTGTTTACAATAAAAAACAACTCGATACTTACCCTAAGCATTGGAATGACCTTTGGAAGCCGGAATATAAGGATAGTATCATGATGGTTGACGGCGCTAGAGAAGTGCTTGGAGTTGGGCTAAATAGCTTGGGATATAGCCTTAATTCCAAAAATAGGGCACACCTTGATCAAGTAGAGGAGAAGTTGAATCAACTAACCCCTAATATCAAAGCTTTGGTTGGCGATGAGTTGAAAGGGTATATGATTCAGGGGGATGCACCGATTGGTGTGACTTTCTCTGGAGAAGCTAGTGAAATGCTTTATGAAAATAAAGATTTGGTTTACGTTGTTCCGACAGAAGGGTCTAATCTATGGTTTGATAACATGGTTTTACCTAAAACAGCTAAACACACTAAAGAAGCTTACCAATTCATCAATTTCATGCTAGAACCTCAAAATGCAGCTCAAAATGCAGAATATATCGGTTATTCAACCCCTAATAACACAGCAAAGGCTTTACTACCAAAAGAAATCAAGAACGATAAGGCCTTTTATCCAAGTCAAAAAACCATCGACCGCTTAGAAGTATATGATAATCTTGGACAAAAATGGCTTGGTATCTATAATGATCTGTATCTTCAAATCAAGATGTATCGTAAATAACAAGCTTATTTAAGGAGCTAGTTTTCCTTTTAAGCCGTTTGTGTTATTTGCTGACGACGTAAGAAGATTTTAGGTCTTAAGGATTAACCGTTACGATACGAGCGCTATACGTTATAGGTGGAGACCTGGTGCCCTCTCAAAACGCTCTTCTAGGTGAATGTTATGTCAATTTTGAAGAGTAGTGATGTCACCTATCAACCCATGTCTTACTGATACCTCTCTCGTCTCAGTACAATATTGCGACAAAACTCATCCTCTTGGATGAGTTTTTTTAGATATTACCTTTGGATTTGTGATATGATAATAACACAATAGGGAGGTAGCAGATGATTAGAAGAGCTGTTTTGGCAGATATTCCAAGGTTACAAGTGTTACTGGGTCAAATTTTAAGCGTACATCATGCTGTCAGACCAGATATATTTAAAGCAAGTGGTAGTAAATTTTCAGATCAAGCGCTCAAAGAACTCATGTTTAAT encodes:
- the murB gene encoding UDP-N-acetylmuramate dehydrogenase; this translates as MLKEMEEALSGIDIRVDEPLKNYTYTKVGGPADYLAFPRNRFELIRLVNFANKHDIPWLVLGNASNLIVRDGGIRGMVIMFDRLKTTTIDGYVMEVEAGANLKETTKVARDHSLTGFEFAAGIPGSVGGAVFMNAGAYWGEIAHVLVSAQVLTRDGVVKTLDAKDLTFGYRQSALQTSGDIVISAKFALKPGDYTAITQEMNRLNHLRELKQPLEYPSCGSVFKRPPGHFAGQLITEANLKGHRIGGVEVSEKHAGFMINVDNGTAKDYEDLIAYVIETVAKTSGITLEREVRIIGESL
- a CDS encoding ABC transporter ATP-binding protein, producing the protein MTNPIIAFKNVTKTFEDSGTTVLKDINFELEEGKFYTLLGASGSGKSTILNIIAGLLEATSGDVLLDGKRINDVPINKRDVHTVFQSYALFPHMTVYENVAFALKLKKVAKKEIDQRVKEALKMVQLEGYEKRSIQKLSGGQRQRVAIARAIINQPRVVLLDEPLSALDLKLRTEMQYELRELQQRLGITFVFVTHDQEEALAMSDWIFVMNEGEIVQSGTPVDIYDEPINHFVATFIGESNILPATMIEDYLVEFNGKRFEAVDGGMRPNEPVEVVIRPEDLQITLPDEGKLQVKVDTQLFRGVHYEIIAYDELGNEWMIHSTRKAIEGEIIGLDFTPEDIHIMRLHETEEEFDARLEEYVETEEVEDGLINFIEEERHEENG
- a CDS encoding ABC transporter permease; its protein translation is MKKTASFFSIPYFLWVFLFVLAPVAMIIWKSFFDISGQATLGNYQTFFGSWTYLKMSLNSILYAGLITLVTLLIAYPTAFILTSLKHKQLWLMLVILPTWVNLLLKAYAFMGIFGQQGGVNAFLSFMGLGPQQILFTDFSFVFVAAYIEIPFMILPIFNALDDIDRNLIDASRDLGASGLQTFTKIIFPLSLNGVRSGVQSVFIPSLSLFMLTRLIGGNRVITLGTAIEQHFLTTQNWGMGSTIGVVLIAAMLMIMWATKERKS
- a CDS encoding ABC transporter permease — its product is MKKLANIYLIFVFVLLYAPIFYLIFYSFNKGGDMNGFAGFTMEHYRNMLSDSRLMLILAQTFFLAFLSSLIATAIGTFGAIFIHESKKRYQNSMLSTNNILMVAPDVMIGASFLILFTTIKFQLGFATVLLSHIAFSIPIVVLMVLPRLKEMNQDMIHAAYDLGASRSQMLKEVMLPYLTPSIIAGYFMAFTYSLDDFAVTFFVTGNGFSTLSVEIYSRARQGISLDINALSTLVFFFSILLVIGYYFISQDKEVKDA
- a CDS encoding ABC transporter substrate-binding protein, giving the protein MRKLTSFLTGIVAIIILLWGTSFILQKRSGDVSDKLVIYNWGDYIDPDLLTKFTKETGIKVQYETFDSNEAMYTKIKQGGTTYDIAIPSDYTIDKMIKENMLIKLDKSKIQGLDHIGKEFLGKSFDPSNDYSIPYFWGTVGIVYNKKQLDTYPKHWNDLWKPEYKDSIMMVDGAREVLGVGLNSLGYSLNSKNRAHLDQVEEKLNQLTPNIKALVGDELKGYMIQGDAPIGVTFSGEASEMLYENKDLVYVVPTEGSNLWFDNMVLPKTAKHTKEAYQFINFMLEPQNAAQNAEYIGYSTPNNTAKALLPKEIKNDKAFYPSQKTIDRLEVYDNLGQKWLGIYNDLYLQIKMYRK